taagaaggcactcttaacatccatcttatacagagtgatgttatgttgagtggcaaaagaaattaataagcaatagattctaacctggccactggtgcaaaggttttagtatattcaataccttcttgctgactatagccctgagcaaccagtctggctttgtttcttacaacttctcctttttcacttagcttgtttctgaatacccacttagttccaatgatgttaaatcattttggtcttggaactagatcccaaacatcattccttgtaaactgatttagttcttcttgcatggcaattatccattcagcatcttccagagcttgatcaacagaagttggctcaattagagatactagaccgaattgacattctgcattgttcttaaggaattctcttgttctgataggatcttctttcttcccaatgataacatcttctgagtaagcagagttgagtctagaagatcttatgatagttggctcttcagaaattctgagattctctagtgaagcaacaacttgatcttctgaaactttgcttctgggttcttcagagtctgaattatagatttctatatctgcaaaattctcaaactgctttggcttttcaagaccaagcttatcatcaaatctgatattgattgattcttcaacaaccaatgtttcagtattgtgtactctgtagcctttagagcattcagaatatccaagaaggaaacacttctgtgccttagaatcaaacttatgcagatgatctttagtgttcagaatataacatacacatccaaatggatggaaataataaatgttgggctttctgttcttccataattcataaggagtcttattgagaataggtcttatggagattctattctgaatataacatgcagtgttaattgcttctgtctagaaatgcttagccatattggtttcattgatcatggttctggccatttcttgtagagtcctattctttcgttctacaactccattttgctgtggagttctaggacaagagaaatcatgggcaataccattttctttgaaataaatctcaaagaatctgttctcaaattcaccaccatgatcacttctgacctttatgattttacactctttctcagattgaatctgagtgcacaAGTCAAAGAACAcggtatgagactcatccttgtgttttaagaactttacctatGACCATCTTCTATAGTCGTCTataatgactaatccatatttcttccctctgattgatgctgttttgactgggccaaaaagatcaatgtgctgAAGTTCTAGCatcctagaggaagagacaacattcttagacttgaatgcaggtttggaaaacttccctttctgacatgcttcgcaaagagcatctaatttgtatttcagattagggagtcctctgaccagattaagtttgttaatctgagaaatctttctcaaactagcatgacctaatcttctgtgctagacccattgctcttcactaacagacataaggcaagtgaccttctgattcttaagatcttgaagatcaatcttataaatggttttctttctcttgcctgtaaataggattgagccatccttctgactaatagctttacaagactgttgattaaagattatgtcataaccattgtcacttaattgacttatggacaataagttatgagctaatccatctactagcagaacattagttatagagggagagttaccaatgcttatagttccagagccaatgatcttgcccttctggttccctccaaacttaacttctccagcagatttaagcaccaggtcttggaacatagacctttttcccgtcatgtgtcgcgagcacccagagtccaggtaccatgacatgttttcctttgtcttcttggctgccacggatatctcttcagaatctgagtctgatgtagattctaattcatcatcaacagtggacatcagcgcaatgtttgcctgctcatcttcagagtctgactcttgatcagaagaatctgagtcatcccaagtagccataaggcctttcttcttttcaaacttcttcttgggcttttccctctgaagctttggacactcgttcttgtaatggcCAGGTTCCTTACACTCATAGcatgtcaccttcttcttgtcagatcttctgtgtccagaagattctccactttcaggccttttagaacttctgaagttcttgaacttcctttgtttactcttccagagttgatttactcttcttgaGATCATGgagagttcatcttcttcttcagcctgaaaagcgttagtgcattttttattattagattttaatgcaatagacttacctttcttttgaggctcatttgcatccagctctatgtcatgacttcttaaggcactgatcagctcttcaagagaaacttcattcagattcttagcagtcttgaatgcagtcaccattgggccccatcttctaggaaagcttctaatgatcttcttgacatgatcagccttcgtatatcccttgtcaagcactcttaatccagcagtcagagtctggaatcttgagaacattgcttcaatattttcatcttcctccatcttgaaagcttcatacttaaagcaagagcttttgtgtccttgacttgggcattaccttcatgagtcatcttcaaggattcaaagatgtcatgagcagtttctctgtttgttattttctcatattcagcatgagaaatagcattcagcagaatagtccttgacttgtgatgattcttgaattgtttcttttggtcatcactcatttcttgtctagacatctttactccacgagcatttacaagatgtctgtaaccatccaagactagatcccataagtcaccatcttgaccaagaaagtaactttcgagtctatctttccagtactcaaagttttcaccatatAACTCTGGTGGTCTAGAATAGCCATTGaaaccatttccattgttgttttgttcagtagGAACAGGTGTAGGAGTTGAATCACCCATATAaaatttgtgtttttctccctgaatcttttatctaacacggttaagtgcttgcacctagaaccggcgctctgatgccaattgaaggatagaaaaacacttagaaaggggggggggggggtttgaataagtgtgactttaaaaacttgtaagataaaaacaatgaacacaattatttttatcctggttcgttgttaacgaaactactccagtccacccccttagagtgatttacctcaactgaggatttaatccactaatccaactgattacaatggttttccacttagataacttctaagtcttctagagtatacagatcacaacttgatcactctaggaattcaccacttagataacctctaagtcttctagagtctactgatcacactgatcactctaggaaccttttacaatcaatgtaaaataatgtttacaagagtatgaattgcttcttataaagctataatcacaacagtgatatttctcttaagttctaagcttaacactcactaaatattacaagagtttgtgaggttgaagatgaagttcgtgagctttgattttgacagcgtttctgtatttttcaCAAGTGTTAGTtggttgcttctgatcagaactttcatatatataggcgtttgagaagatgaccgttgggttttatttaattctttgcgtgaatagtacagcattgcatttaatgtttcacacttttgtcaactacctcgagccatgcttttgctgcttttactgactttgtcttttgtagcttctaacgttccatttgtcagtcagagattagacttgatagcctgtcatcttgtacttgcttctgaactcaaattTGTGAATAcatcgtttgaatatcagagtcaatcagcttggtgcagagcatcttcttgtcttctgactttaaagagcttgagcgtgataccgttcaaaacttcagtgcttctgcttctgacttcatgttcttctgatgcttcatagtccatattctgattctgcttgaccatcttctgatgtcttgccagagtatgttctgatgcagccatccagaaccttctgagtcattgcttctgagcgctgaattgtgcatactctttatatatttcctggaatggaaaatgcaaaggattagagtaccacattgtcttatacaaaattcatatataatgttatcattaaaacaagaatattgatcagaacaaatcttgttataACACTATGTGCTTGCAGGTATTAAGGTGAAAATCCCACAAAAGATCCATTTAAAGCTTTGATGATGACAGTTAAAGTCAATGGCAATAGCTTTCAATCTTGATGATGGTGTTTCAATCAAAAAATATCATGTCTCATCAACAAAAGGAGACTCAAGATTAAAGTTCTTATATGATCCAAAGCAATCTTACAAAGAAGCTTGAAGCCTCAAATAAAGTGTGAAAGCTCGCTAGGTCATGTCTGTTTGTCTGTATTGTAAAAGTAGGGAAGTTAGAAGTACCAAGGAAACTCACACACACCTAAATATCTTTTCAAATGTTTTTAACGTAAAAATTGTTGCCTAAGCCAAGCCAAATGATTAAGAAAAGCTTTCTAAGCTATTTTTGATCTAACCAATCAATTCGtaattatgcaaatcgattgacAAAACTTTTCTGAGCCATCCAATCAATTGGAGCATTAAGTTAATCAATTGGAGAAAAGTTAATCGATTAACCAAGAATTTATGACAACACATCAATGACTTGCAACAATTCTATATCCAATATTTCCTTTTTGGGCTTGCTAATCGATTAAAAAACGAGTTGGTCATCCGATTCGAGATTTGTGCTAATCAATTGGCTCATTAATTCAGCCCATGAATTGTTTCCTTTTAACTTTTCCAACTCCTATATAAAGGAGGCTTGCATCCACTTCATTTCACACCACTTTCCAACATTTACGTTTTCTTTAGaatttatctctctctctctctctctctctctctctctctctctctctcaatatcACTTTCACTTGATATTGTCTTAGTGCTTTTAAATGAAGCTTTGTTTGTGAGGAAGAATTTTTTGTAAGTGGTTGGGTTGTTTGTTTAAATCTTGAGAGTGTGATACTCTTGAGAGAGTTGAGTTTGGTTCGTTAGATAAATCAGTCTTAAAATCTCTGTTGTGGTTCATTGAACTTTGCTAAAATAGTTTTGATTTGGCTTATTGAGATCAGCCTAAAAATCTCTAAGAAGGCTATAGTATAGCATGTGGTAAAAGTTATTTGTGAGTTGGGAATAAGCCTATAAAAATCTCAAGATCAACATGTATAAAGGTTCCTGGGCATAACCTTCAAAAGCTCAATGTTTATAGTCAAATTCTCACAAAGACCTCTTAGGGACAGGACTAGACCAATGTTCGGTCAAACTTGTATAAATCTCTGGTGCAATCTCTCTAATCATATCCTTTTAATTTCTACAATTtactttcattatttttcttccgGTGCAATTCACTCAATCAAAATTACTAATATGATCTTAATcgagaaaaatataaaattaatcacGACTTTTAAATACCACAATTCAACCTCTCccccctccccccccccccccctcctcTTTTGCTTAAAGTCACTTGTTCAACAATTGTCGCGTCAAACTCCTATAGACTAAAGGGATCTGATAAAAAGAGATTTAAAATCATCTGAAACATAGCAGAAGACTACATCATTCATACGAGGTCTATCAACATCAAGTTCTTTAAAAATATCAATGAAATGATTCACATCCTCTTGTCTAATATCAGACACCCCTTCAATTAAAACCTCTCAAACTTTCAGCGCTAAAATAGCATTCATTTTACTCATACTCTTAACAAAAACATAAACGAAACCAAAATTAGCATCATCAGCCTCCGGCCAATTAAATCTAGAACTCTCTAAGATCAATCAAAATATCAACCCTATTAATTTCCTCTCTCAACCGATCAATTTGGGAgtcaaaattacaaaaataaataaatactttatTACAAACCAAACAGGAATGATGATATTATACATTATTCAAGTTAATTCTATAAAtttaatacaaaaataaatactttatcaTGAACCAAACAGTAATGATAATAGTATACATCATTCAAGTTGATTCTATAATTTTAATGGTACATATTTTATCCTGTCAAATTCCAGGAGTGAAAAAATACAAAACTAGATTTGTCTTTCTATAAAACttcatttaataataataatgaagtaTTTCTCTTTTTTCATGTATCTTTCTTAACCACAAGAAGAACCCACAATCAGAGATTTTAAGCAATACATCCAATAGATAAAGTCAACAAACAAGTGTTAGCATGTTCATGGAAACAACTATGTTTTTGGAAATTGACTGCTTCATTAATAGGAGACTCACAATACCATATCAATAAATGGGTCAATCAAGTTATCAAAAAGAACTTCATTTCTAATAGTAAGACTTTTCTCGGTTTGATGATAAGGACTCACTCCAATATAAATTCTAAACTAAAAAAGTTGCTCAATGCATTTTCATGTTTTCTGAAAAGCTAGTTCACAGTAAAATGTCAGGTCAATTGTAACTCAAGTCAACATAGACTCCATTTGCAATATAAAAGTTAAAAAGACAAGGAAGCAAAAGCTTAgacaaaaaaaatgtttaaattgATCACAACGTCACAAGTTTTAGGAGGCCCTGTGTAGATTAGTCATGTCCTATTTAGGTATAGTTTAACTCTGACAAATTTAAAGTCCTGTGCGATAGTCCGTTTTGCACGCTCTAAAAAACGGCCTGAAATTGATGCACAACCTtttggctttggctaatatgcataaggaaaatccttatgcaccatgcataagcctacataagccattggatcatgtttttaatcgagtattgaatattgagtattgaatattgagtggtgagtattgagtaataacaattgatgtctagaatttgatccaatgatccaagggtccataataatctatacacggtgcatagatttttatctatgcacggtaactgcaccccacAACCTTTATTGTACAAGCTTAAAGGGTATTATCATGTGACAGGCATAGGCATAGGACATGCAAAGTATATTCCATGATAGCAATTTTTGATTATTTGCAGGGAGCGGGAAATCATGTGACATAGCCATAGAACATGCAAAGTCTCATTTTGTAATAAATTTTTGGTACCAAATCTTTAACAGGTTTTTCAAAGGAAAATGAATTTACTGTACTCAGCAAGTTCAAGTGGCGATACAGCGGAGAATCCAAATTCAATTCTACGATGACAACAGTCACACCAGGGTTTCAAACAGATCATTTACGCTTATAACTAACTGCGTCACTAGATTTCTCAAATgagatttaaaaaaacaaacacaataGGGAGCGAGTAAATAAATCAATTACAGATAATCTAATCAAAATGGAGCTCAAAAAGCAATTGAATTAAAGTTAAATCAGTAAGCAACCAAAGTGGTTGTAATGTGTATAACTTATCCAATAAATCCAAATTCCATGGTACAAAAGCTTGCTCAAAAGGCATAAAAAAAGACTATGTTTCCCTCGTATGGTCCACCCGTGCTTCTCCAATAGGGTTTCGAAAAATTGGGTAAACAGAGTTTCCTGTCAAATTCCAAAATCTTACCAGCCTTATCTGAGCATCCCTCTAAAGAATGACCCTATGAATCATTCAATTAGTTCCAAAATTAAAGAAAACACCTACATTCAGAGTCAGCCACTTTCTCTTTTGCAGTTACCAGGTAACAAGTACTTGTATCTATCCGCGTTATTTAATAAATATGCAGGAAGATGCACTGCGGAATAAGAATGTGGAATCGGTCCAAGTTTTCCAATGATCTCCTTGAATGTATACTCTTCGGGAAGCATGTCGAATAAGTCAGCACCTTTGCATATCACATTCTGGATCCGTTCAGGGTTCAAGTAATGAGGGAACCTCACGCGATCGTAGTGGCTGTACGCTTTCATCTTAAACACAAACTCACTGATACGGCGGAAACAGAAACTACAATGCCACCCAGCATCTGATAGCAGTACATCAGACTGTCTATAGTGTGCATATCTTGTTTTGTCGGCCTGGTATCTGTGGATTGACGCTCTCCAGCTTTTGTTGTCGAGAAAAAACTCGAAAGAGTACAAGTAATTCCTCAGTTGAAGATGAAGAACCGGAGGTATTTCATCGCACCACCTCAAGAGATTAATTGTGTGTGCACTGGGAATCTCGTCAACATCCGACATTATCAAAAGATCATCATCTTCAATGCCTGCTATCCTCAGAAGCTGATCTAACGCAACTCTTTGATACGCCTCCTCAATGAACGGATTTTCCTTTTTCCTGAACCTCCCACCAATAACGCCATATGTCAGACGTGGCTCAACAAACTTGAACTTGTCCCTATTGCCCGCGTAAACCAACGGTTTTACAAATCCAGTAAACGTCGAGTTTGATTCGAGAAGTACATACTGTGAAACATAAGGATACATTTCTTTCCATCGGATAGTAAGCATTTCAACTTCATTGCTAAACAAAACAGCGTCAAAGACACGTCTAGGTGATTCGCGAACTCCCCAACCGTGAAGTTTACAAAGAGACTCCATCGACACGTTCTCGTGATAATAGTGAGGGATTTCATGAAAAGGCTTCGGCGGAGATTCCCACAGTGGTCTAAAAAAGTATGAGATTTTCTGGCCGTGCAAATAGATCAAAAAAACACCTATTGGGATGATAATAAACATAAACATGTAAGTCTTGAAGTCCAATCCTCTCAAAATACACTTCAGTCTTCTCGACATATTCAGCGCTGCAGGCGTTCCCTGCTGCATAGAAAACCAAAAATCTCTAAGCCACaatataacaatttaatcatCAAAATTTCATCAAGCCAAAAAATAACCTTAATTGTACAAAATgacatcaaattaaatcaaacacacaaacaaacCTTATCGAAAATGCCAATCAGAATAGACAAATATTacccaaacaaaaaaaattacatgAAAAAAGAAAGTTCAAGAAACCACACTCTCAACCACCATCATTCACCAAAACACATACAAAgagtttaaaaaggaaaaaaaataggaaaaaaaaaacctaatttgaaTTCCACATAGAAAACCTACAATTCAATCAAACCTCATAGGTTAAAAACTTGAAAAAACCACAATGGCTTATCCATCAAAGGATAAACCCAACCCATCAACAATCTATAAATTCAAAACAACAATAGATAAATAATCAAACATCATAAATACACATAGATAAAGGGGGAAAATGAAGAAGATTACAATTTCCTCcttaaattcatttaaaaaaaattcaattgaaattataacaaaaatttgaattgaattctgaaagaaaaaaaaaatagtcaAGTTTCTGTTTTGCAGTGAAAACAAAACCCAGGCAGAGAAACTCATGAAAATTGAAAACCATAAccataacaatttttttaatataaaaaaaacattttattagtattgtagagaatgaaataataaaataataaaatattaataataaaaagaatacCTCTCCACAAACATCCTCGCAGATATCATCAGTCTTCTTCGAGATATAATAACCCTCAGACATGGCGAAGAAGAAAGCAGGAAAACCAAAGTTTATGTTTTGATATTTATGTGTTGGGATAAACGAAAAGATGAAAAAGTTAGGAATTGGGTTGTTATGTGAAGTGTAGAATGAAAGGTGGCAAAACCCAGTAACGATCGATGTTAAGTTTGAGGCTTATATTAGTTTCTGGGTGTGAATTGTAAAATGGAATTTGGAATGGTAAATGTGAATTGTAACGCCTATTATAGCCGTTTGGTGTGCGACGATACGATCGAATGAAACTATATTCACGCTTCACTATAACTTCCTTCACTATTTTTTAGCCTATATTCACTATACTTAAAtcaatttttcttttgtttttttttttatttctagacTAAACTAATTTATATGAataataaatggaaaaaaatatatatcgaaaatataaaatagttttacagtGTTAGCCAATGACGATTATGAATCAAGACAAgtcaaaaaattttaaaaaaatttatatgacatAACAGAACGTTATATTCTAATTGGATGATAGTTTAAAACTGTCtataattattaaactaataataaattGTGGGGCTTTAAATACACGTTAGATTCAAGAAAACGAAATGGTCTTTTGTTATGGTCATTGATAATTTTGTTATAGGTTGTTAACGAGGaaatagatttttcaaattttatattaTCACTTCTGAAATAAGTGTGAATAAATGAAgattaaaaatgtaatttattCAAAAACGACAAAATctttaataaacaaataaaaatgcaGTGCTTTAAATTCTTTGGAATATTGAGTATGTTGACGggtttgttttaataaaatattttaatattataaatcgaTATTAATTGTTATAACCATTTATAAATAAtagattaaatataattaaaataaaaattaaatacttaCAAATATTAACCtctatacaaaatattttaaatcaaatattttaataattaaaagacTTTTCATTGTTATTTTTGTTAAAACaagattaaaaattttaatttttaaattcttatTTGCATTCGAATTTTCACAATTAGACCTTTGGTCTAAAATTGACTCGAGTTGATTATATTTTCTTTAACTCGACCAAATCTTCCAATTTCGGGTCTCTACCAATTAGATGGTCACGATCAAATGGACATATTCTCGATGGATGGCAGACCGAGTTCAAGTTCTTATTCAACTTACTCCATCGATACATCTAGAGAAGATATGCTCATACAAAACATATCCTTCCTTCGAACATTGAGTAAATGTACATCCTCACACAAGGAACCAAAAGACAATAGACTAATCTTGGGGTTTAAGAAAGTGAATGAAATTTTCAATGTTTCTCTTCCgctgatcatcattatcatcattgctAATCATTCCATCTCTAGACTGCTAGTGGATAATGGAAGTTCCTTTATTTTGATTTACTTTGAAATTTTCGCTGAACTAGTTTTGAGGGAACAAGATCTGAAGCCATGTGAAGACCAAAGTCTACTTGCTTTTAACGACTTGTCTACTCGTccatgcacacacacacacacacacatatatatatacctACTAGTCTTATTGGGGGAAGGGAGTGAGAAAAGGACGATGAGCATCTGATTTTTTGTGGTTCCATGTGAAAGTGTCTATAACACATCTTTGGTCGGTCGTTCTTAACAACCTCAAATGTCATAGTGTCTCTCGGGCACTTGAAGTTAAAGTATCACGAAGACTCTGGAAAACCTGTTGTGATCAAAGTCGACCTCGGTGGAGCTCGTCGGATACAAAAGCTATACTGAAAAGGTGTATAACTATTGTTATCATTCCCAGAAAGGAGGCTAGGGAGGAGAACGGTTTGACGAAAATAACTGACTTCGATGTCCGAGACGAAGGGCATCCCTTAGATGACTAATTGAAGTCGTCAATTGGGATCAAAGCAAAAAATATGATGCTGGTCCCAGATGGAGACTTTGGGACCACTCAGTTGGCGACAACTCATTGAGATCTGTAAGGATAAGAGTCGGCTTACCATTTGCAATAAAGGAAGGATTAGTAAGCTCCAACGCCTGGTACGCGTTGCAAAGGCGAGGGCAACAATCTCCTGAGAAGGTGAAGGAAACACCAAAAACCGTCCAAGGCTTGCTATACACTAGTTTCATCAGTGAGTTATAATTTACTGAGTGGTTGTCCAATATGGTGTTGGTCAAGAAAGCTTCTAGGAAGTTgaaatgtgtgttgactacacCTACCTGAACAAGGCATGTTCTAAAGACTCATATATGCTCCCGAATATAGATAACTTGGTCGGCTGCTCATCCAGATACAAACTAAAGTCCTTCATGGATGAATATTGTGGCTAGAACCAAATACTGATGTATGATCCGGATAGAGGAAAACCCACTTTCATCACTTAACAAGCAAACTACCAATACAATGTCGACGCAACATGCCGTTCCTTTTTACAAGTTATTGCAATAAGAAGTTTGGTTTGAATTGACACATGAGTGCCAACAAGAGTTTACCTCCCTAAATTTAGCCATATCCACTCCACTTGTCTTAATCCGGTCCATGCCAAGAGCACCTTTATTCTTGTACTTAGTCATCTCTGAAGAGACATTTAGTGTTGTCCTTATCATAAAATCGAATGGCCAACAAAGCCTAGTTTATTTCAGCTTAAATTCCTTGGCCATACCAGAAACATGGTATCAAAAGATAAAGAAGGAGACCCTAGCATTGGTGACAACATCAAGGAAACTACGACATTATTTCTTAACCGACGCCATAATAGTGAGGACGCACTAGCCACTAAAACAAGTCCTCCTCTGACTAGACATAGCTAGAAGCTTAAAAAAGTGGTCCATCAAGATGTCCCTGTTTGACGTCTCATATTAAGTCAGAAAGGCTCTAAAGGAGCAACAATTTGCAGACTTTATAACAAAAATGACCCTTGGCAAGCTGAAACTTACCCAGATCTGGATTGTATTCATAGATGGGTCATCTAACAGTCGAAGAATCCAAGATAGACTCCTTTTAAAGAGCAAATTTGGATTAAACATCGAAGTATCCTTATGATTTGGATTCCCTAATACCAATAATCAAGCTGAGTATGAAGCAGTAATAGTAGGCCTCACACTAGTATCTAAAACGGGAGAAGAAAGTATCATATTGAAAACAAATTCCTAGCTGGTAGTATCATGCATTAAGGGAGAAGCCTAGACAAATGGGCCAGTACTACAACACTATGTTCATTTGATTAGAGAAAAGTTAGCTAAATTCAAATTATCTGAGATAGAACATATCCATAAAGTTAAGAACACTAGGTCCCTAATCGAGGGGAAGTTATATCCATGAAGAGTGCCAATCCCCTTGTTAAAGTGTTTTGAGAAAGAGAAAGCTAACCACACCTTAGCTGAGATACATGAAGGAAGTGCAGGTTAACACCTAGGTGCGCGAGCATTGGCAAAAAAGGTTCTCATAGATTGGTACTATTGGCCAACAATGGTCGAAGACACAAAAGAATATATGAGAATGCGAGATCTATGCTAGCGAACAGAGACGTCTAAAACGTACTACCTTCCTAATTACACACGTTGACGTCTTATGACCTTTCTTACAGTGGGGAATGGActtgttttgatgattttgaaaatttgaatgtaTTCGCTATAATTTATCTACATATTTGTAATTTGTTTATCATTCAACATTCGCGTGTTTGTATTCTTTTCGCATTTGAGTTGTATTGTATTTGCTTCGACTATTTTAGTATTATACCCTTAAGACCCTTCATTACTCAATAAATTAAAGTGTTTGATCCATGATTGTGTTCATTTTTTA
The Vicia villosa cultivar HV-30 ecotype Madison, WI linkage group LG6, Vvil1.0, whole genome shotgun sequence genome window above contains:
- the LOC131611407 gene encoding uncharacterized protein LOC131611407 isoform X1; the protein is MSEGYYISKKTDDICEDVCGEQGTPAALNMSRRLKCILRGLDFKTYMFMFIIIPIGVFLIYLHGQKISYFFRPLWESPPKPFHEIPHYYHENVSMESLCKLHGWGVRESPRRVFDAVLFSNEVEMLTIRWKEMYPYVSQYVLLESNSTFTGFVKPLVYAGNRDKFKFVEPRLTYGVIGGRFRKKENPFIEEAYQRVALDQLLRIAGIEDDDLLIMSDVDEIPSAHTINLLRWCDEIPPVLHLQLRNYLYSFEFFLDNKSWRASIHRYQADKTRYAHYRQSDVLLSDAGWHCSFCFRRISEFVFKMKAYSHYDRVRFPHYLNPERIQNVICKGADLFDMLPEEYTFKEIIGKLGPIPHSYSAVHLPAYLLNNADRYKYLLPGNCKRESG
- the LOC131611407 gene encoding uncharacterized protein LOC131611407 isoform X2, whose product is MSEGYYISKKTDDICEDVCGEGTPAALNMSRRLKCILRGLDFKTYMFMFIIIPIGVFLIYLHGQKISYFFRPLWESPPKPFHEIPHYYHENVSMESLCKLHGWGVRESPRRVFDAVLFSNEVEMLTIRWKEMYPYVSQYVLLESNSTFTGFVKPLVYAGNRDKFKFVEPRLTYGVIGGRFRKKENPFIEEAYQRVALDQLLRIAGIEDDDLLIMSDVDEIPSAHTINLLRWCDEIPPVLHLQLRNYLYSFEFFLDNKSWRASIHRYQADKTRYAHYRQSDVLLSDAGWHCSFCFRRISEFVFKMKAYSHYDRVRFPHYLNPERIQNVICKGADLFDMLPEEYTFKEIIGKLGPIPHSYSAVHLPAYLLNNADRYKYLLPGNCKRESG